A portion of the Deltaproteobacteria bacterium genome contains these proteins:
- a CDS encoding transposase, with protein sequence DIIAIGDYTPRGGGLSKGMRRSMNDQSLIGRFKLVVQWVAARSGRIYIEWPEHASTRTCSACGSKLAEGLSPKVRSWDCPSCGSHHLRDENAAINGLKLVIHKDLPCSGQIPPVTRRHSARFTGSGIERTSLDATGKPSVTTTKVVELRRRRCESSGRSSVPHGASA encoded by the coding sequence ACGACATCATTGCCATTGGCGACTACACACCCAGGGGCGGCGGCTTAAGCAAAGGCATGCGCCGCAGCATGAACGACCAGTCCCTCATCGGTAGATTTAAACTCGTCGTCCAGTGGGTGGCAGCCAGGTCAGGCCGCATTTACATCGAGTGGCCTGAGCATGCCTCGACACGCACCTGCTCCGCATGTGGATCTAAGCTGGCCGAAGGACTATCCCCGAAGGTACGCAGCTGGGACTGCCCATCCTGCGGCAGTCACCACCTGCGTGACGAGAACGCTGCCATCAATGGATTGAAACTCGTGATTCACAAAGACTTGCCCTGCTCGGGCCAGATACCACCAGTGACGCGGCGACACTCAGCCCGCTTTACCGGCAGCGGCATCGAACGCACGTCGCTCGATGCCACAGGTAAACCTAGCGTCACGACCACTAAGGTCGTGGAGCTGAGACGAAGGCGCTGCGAGAGTTCTGGACGGTCCTCTGTGCCGCATGGTGCCAGTGCCTAG
- a CDS encoding alpha/beta hydrolase, whose translation MAESGQNVLVSGESPEVPRSHHRRLALYLHGSSTDESCWQRKGFDYASALEKDCALLPLHLRYNSGLHISQNGRALANLLQDLVTTWARDIDELIIIGHSMGGLIARSACHYAEAAAKSWRTRLTKLVTLGSPHHGSPLEQAGNWLETLITLHPYSEPIGRLGRMRSAGITDLRYGNILDEDWAGRDRFQRISDSRVPVPLPQDVQCYAVAATLGKDTDVVTSDGLVPVKSALGIHHNPRLSLNFPASQRAVIYGASHLDLLSSEKTYRLLVDWCGDRRRS comes from the coding sequence ATTGCGGAGAGCGGCCAAAACGTCCTCGTCAGCGGTGAGTCCCCCGAGGTGCCGCGGTCACATCATCGGCGCCTTGCGCTCTACCTGCACGGATCGTCTACTGACGAAAGCTGCTGGCAGCGCAAGGGCTTTGACTACGCGAGCGCACTCGAAAAAGACTGCGCTCTATTACCCTTACACCTACGCTACAACTCTGGACTTCATATATCGCAGAACGGGCGCGCGCTGGCCAATCTGCTACAAGATCTGGTGACAACCTGGGCCCGTGACATTGATGAGCTCATCATCATTGGCCACAGCATGGGCGGGCTGATTGCCAGAAGCGCCTGCCACTATGCCGAGGCCGCGGCAAAAAGCTGGCGCACGCGACTGACGAAGCTCGTCACACTTGGTTCGCCGCATCATGGATCACCGCTAGAGCAGGCTGGCAACTGGCTTGAAACCTTAATTACACTGCACCCCTACTCAGAGCCCATCGGGCGCCTAGGCAGAATGCGAAGTGCTGGCATCACCGATTTACGCTACGGCAATATTTTAGACGAAGACTGGGCCGGACGAGATAGGTTTCAAAGGATTAGCGACTCTCGCGTCCCAGTGCCCCTGCCTCAGGACGTCCAATGCTACGCCGTTGCAGCTACTCTAGGCAAAGACACCGACGTCGTCACCTCCGACGGACTGGTGCCGGTCAAAAGTGCACTGGGGATTCACCACAATCCGCGCCTCTCGCTCAACTTTCCTGCGTCACAACGCGCCGTCATTTACGGTGCATCGCACCTGGACCTACTATCAAGCGAAAAGACCTACCGCTTGCTCGTAGATTGGTGCGGCGACAGACGACGCTCATAG